One stretch of Miscanthus floridulus cultivar M001 chromosome 18, ASM1932011v1, whole genome shotgun sequence DNA includes these proteins:
- the LOC136521947 gene encoding zeaxanthin epoxidase, chloroplastic-like isoform X3 → MAAMLSWLLGGNRYKHHPGSKFPITISVHIMQMKLFIVYSSKLEGRPLGCRFSDKANDQTYRWFQDHDALEEAMGGQWYLFPTVEGNSNTLQPIRLIRDEQRSLSLGLVITIN, encoded by the exons ATGGCTGCGATGCTGAGTTGGTTGCTTGGTGGCAACAG ATATAAACACCACCCAGGCTCTAAGTTCCCGATAACCATATCCGTACACATCATGCAAATGAAACTTTTCATTGTCTACAGCTCAAAGCTAGAAGGAAGACCTTTAGGCTGCAGATTCTCTGACAAG GCAAATGACCAGACTTATCGATGGTTTCAGGATCATGACGCGCTAGAAGAAGCTATGGGTGGACA ATGGTACCTCTTCCCAACAGTTGAAGGAAACAGCAATACCTTGCAGCCCATTCGTTTAATTAGGGACGAGCAGAGGTCACTGTCTCTTGG TCTGGTGATTACCATAAACTAA
- the LOC136521940 gene encoding uncharacterized protein: protein MQESLSLSRRVFSVRPPWPGAAGSGAGAGGRRAVLGGDAESVGVAMRAAALFFCSVAGRRGRSRTGLGGGARGGGGAGRDGGGVELRGVAGLAVGRAECGGQGSAHTMRNGRAEKGERGARPRGGGWTIPGRGHLSAMRRSQVGPPYGATFLKRKRRPGTIPLLPERPCSSPHSRPAGLSSQTRENPREIGEMKPLPPAGSPDRRGKSPSLLSPSSSSAFPTAADGDHDAAVSEHACVTLQEWWLATTEGDDQKIAVAGKFEWNQTLQEYSSAPIATRHTPFVLETEDGTVLRLHGSHKVLQTFHNGYSTTVCGEFLKGFPDCWQSCKPRTNSHIECQPCSSNASNSGVDSTQFYLEKFEQGEYLISKFNDILESFSHNDAVFQKSSHLLNGTPRFEEYTCDGDIATNENAAASSEATTGDQRTPVVSLEVRGCRKETQHMLLTEKAAVDEEMPTPVYLDMLCLSNGTLILNEDAAASNDDNERYTATSKERNNMEIGLVTGSPSRERGHDDIATDVSLAPAVECANNAVSELVHSTPATGTYCKKTPVASLKSQGSWRENQHIASNKKPVDQPQKQISPQEKCQSATRFPVTRNLVSYPVGQPKKRISPHEKCQSATRSSGTRNPASYVLWSPLTRGKATALSMSTPEALNLKRSRSGRVIVPKLDEGCQSIVYGRDGSIAAVIGLDSPAAPKWSESKTVRRKKRMTQ, encoded by the exons ATGCAGGAGAGCTTGTCCTTGTCCAGGCGGGTGTTCTCTGTGCGTCCACCATGGCCAGGGGCGGCAGGGAGCGGAGCAGGGGCCGGGGGGCGAAGGGCTGTGCTCGGCGGGGATGCGGAGTCCGTAGGTGTTGCCATGCGGGCCGCTGCCCTCTTCTTCTGCAGCGTTGCAGGGCGGAGAGGCCGGAGCCGGACGGGGCTGGGCGGCGGCGCACGGGGTGGAGGTGGCGCGGGACGGGATGGGGGAGGAGTGGAGCTGAGGGGCGTTGCTGGCCTTGCGGTAGGCAGGGCGGAGTGCGGGGGGCAAGGCAGTGCGCACACAATGAGGAACGGTCGTGCAGAGAAGGGGGAAAGGGGGGCGCGGCCGCGCGGGGGAGGGTGGACGATTCCTGGGAGGGGCCACCTGTCGGCTATGAGAAGATCGCAGGTGGGGCCTCCCTACGGCGCTACGtttttgaaaagaaaaagaaggccCGGCACCATTCCGCTACTGCCCGAGCGCCCGTGTTCGTCCCCTCACTCCCGTCCGGCCGGCCTCTCCTCCCAAACGAGAGAGAATCCAAGGGAAATTGGAGAAATGAAGCCCCTACCCCCGGCGGGGAGCCCTGACCGCCGCGGTAAGTCACCGTCGCTGCTCAGCCCTTCCTCCAGCAGTGCGTTCCCCACCGCCGCCGACGGCGACCATGACGCCGCCGTCTCCGAGCACGCCTGT GTCACGCTGCAAGAGTGGTGGCTGGCAACCACGGAAGGGGACGACCAGAAGATCGCTGTCGCCGGGAAATTCGAATG GAATCAAACACTTCAGGAATACTCTTCTGCACCTATTGCGACGCGTCATACACCTTTTGTTCTTGAGACTGAGGATGGAACCGTACTTCGCCTCCATGGTTCCCACAAGGTTTTGCAAACGTTTCACAATGGATATTCAACTACG GTCTGTGGTGAGTTCCTGAAGGGATTTCCAGACTGCTGGCAAAGTTGCAAGCCGCGGACGAACTCGCACATAgaatgtcaaccttgttcttctaaTGCCAGCAATTCTGGAGTGGACTCCACTCAATTTTACCTGGAGAAATTTGAGCAGGGGGAATATTTGATTAGTAAATTTAATGACATTTTGGAAAGTTTCTCACACAATGATGCTGTGTttcaaaaatcatcacatttattAAATGGAACACCCAGATTTGAAgaatatacatgtgatggtgataTCGCAACAAATGAAAATGCTGCTGCCTCAAGTGAAGCTACCACAG GCGATCAGAGAACTCCAGTAGTTTCATTGGAGGTTCGTGGTTGCCGTAAAGAGACTCAGCACATGTTATTGACTGAGAAGGCAGCAGTAGATGAAGAAATGCCAACTCCAGTTTATTTGGATATGCTCTGTTTGTCAAATGGAACACTAATATTGAATGAAGACGCTGCTGCTTCAAATGATGACAATGAAAGATACACAGCTACATCAAAAGAGAGGAATAACATGGAAATAGGCTTGGTTACTGGCAGCCCTTCAAGAGAAAGAGGCCATGATGACATTGCTACTGATGTTTCTTTAGCTCCTGCAGTGGAATGTGCTAATAATGCAGTCAGTGAATTGGTACACAGTACTCCAGCAACAGGCACAT ATTGTAAAAAGACTCCTGTGGCTTCTTTGAAGAGTCAAGGTTCCTGGAGGGAAAATCAGCACATAGCTTCAAATAAGAAG CCTGTAGACCAGCCCCAGAAGCAAATATCGCCACAAGAAAAGTGTCAGAGTGCTACAAGATTTCCAGTGACCAGGAACTTAGTTTCATAT CCTGTAGGCCAGCCAAAGAAACGAATATCTCCACATGAAAAGTGTCAAAGTGCTACAAGATCTTCAGGGACCAGGAACCCAGCTTCATAT GTCCTTTGGTCTCCTCTTACTCGTGGTAAGGCCACAGCGTTGTCTATGTCCACACCTGAAGCTCTCAATCTTAAAAGAAGCAGATCAG GTCGCGTAATAGTACCCAAATTGGATGAAGGGTGCCAAAGCATTGTCTATGGAAGG GATGGTTCGATCGCAGCTGTCATTGGTCTAGATTCGCCAGCAGCGCCCAAAT GGAGTGAATCAAAAACTGTTCGAAGGAAGAAAAGAATGACTCAATGA
- the LOC136521947 gene encoding zeaxanthin epoxidase, chloroplastic-like isoform X6, with amino-acid sequence MAAMLSWLLGGNSSKLEGRPLGCRFSDKDHDALEEAMGGQWYLFPTVEGNSNTLQPIRLIRDEQRSLSLGSRSDPNDSASSLYMLVALLSEASTYNDS; translated from the exons ATGGCTGCGATGCTGAGTTGGTTGCTTGGTGGCAACAG CTCAAAGCTAGAAGGAAGACCTTTAGGCTGCAGATTCTCTGACAAG GATCATGACGCGCTAGAAGAAGCTATGGGTGGACA ATGGTACCTCTTCCCAACAGTTGAAGGAAACAGCAATACCTTGCAGCCCATTCGTTTAATTAGGGACGAGCAGAGGTCACTGTCTCTTGG AAGCCGGTCAGATCCTAATGACTCAGCTTCTTCCCTCTACATGCTCGTCGCCTTGCTATCTGAAGCCTCTACATATAACGACTCCTGA
- the LOC136521947 gene encoding zeaxanthin epoxidase, chloroplastic-like isoform X2 codes for MAAMLSWLLGGNRYKHHPGSKFPITISVHIMQMKLFIVYSSKLEGRPLGCRFSDKDHDALEEAMGGQWYLFPTVEGNSNTLQPIRLIRDEQRSLSLGSRSDPNDSASSLYMLVALLSEASTYNDS; via the exons ATGGCTGCGATGCTGAGTTGGTTGCTTGGTGGCAACAG ATATAAACACCACCCAGGCTCTAAGTTCCCGATAACCATATCCGTACACATCATGCAAATGAAACTTTTCATTGTCTACAGCTCAAAGCTAGAAGGAAGACCTTTAGGCTGCAGATTCTCTGACAAG GATCATGACGCGCTAGAAGAAGCTATGGGTGGACA ATGGTACCTCTTCCCAACAGTTGAAGGAAACAGCAATACCTTGCAGCCCATTCGTTTAATTAGGGACGAGCAGAGGTCACTGTCTCTTGG AAGCCGGTCAGATCCTAATGACTCAGCTTCTTCCCTCTACATGCTCGTCGCCTTGCTATCTGAAGCCTCTACATATAACGACTCCTGA
- the LOC136521947 gene encoding zeaxanthin epoxidase, chloroplastic-like isoform X4, whose product MAAMLSWLLGGNSSKLEGRPLGCRFSDKANDQTYRWFQDHDALEEAMGGQWYLFPTVEGNSNTLQPIRLIRDEQRSLSLGSRSDPNDSASSLYMLVALLSEASTYNDS is encoded by the exons ATGGCTGCGATGCTGAGTTGGTTGCTTGGTGGCAACAG CTCAAAGCTAGAAGGAAGACCTTTAGGCTGCAGATTCTCTGACAAG GCAAATGACCAGACTTATCGATGGTTTCAGGATCATGACGCGCTAGAAGAAGCTATGGGTGGACA ATGGTACCTCTTCCCAACAGTTGAAGGAAACAGCAATACCTTGCAGCCCATTCGTTTAATTAGGGACGAGCAGAGGTCACTGTCTCTTGG AAGCCGGTCAGATCCTAATGACTCAGCTTCTTCCCTCTACATGCTCGTCGCCTTGCTATCTGAAGCCTCTACATATAACGACTCCTGA
- the LOC136521947 gene encoding zeaxanthin epoxidase, chloroplastic-like isoform X1, whose amino-acid sequence MAAMLSWLLGGNRYKHHPGSKFPITISVHIMQMKLFIVYSSKLEGRPLGCRFSDKANDQTYRWFQDHDALEEAMGGQWYLFPTVEGNSNTLQPIRLIRDEQRSLSLGSRSDPNDSASSLYMLVALLSEASTYNDS is encoded by the exons ATGGCTGCGATGCTGAGTTGGTTGCTTGGTGGCAACAG ATATAAACACCACCCAGGCTCTAAGTTCCCGATAACCATATCCGTACACATCATGCAAATGAAACTTTTCATTGTCTACAGCTCAAAGCTAGAAGGAAGACCTTTAGGCTGCAGATTCTCTGACAAG GCAAATGACCAGACTTATCGATGGTTTCAGGATCATGACGCGCTAGAAGAAGCTATGGGTGGACA ATGGTACCTCTTCCCAACAGTTGAAGGAAACAGCAATACCTTGCAGCCCATTCGTTTAATTAGGGACGAGCAGAGGTCACTGTCTCTTGG AAGCCGGTCAGATCCTAATGACTCAGCTTCTTCCCTCTACATGCTCGTCGCCTTGCTATCTGAAGCCTCTACATATAACGACTCCTGA
- the LOC136521947 gene encoding zeaxanthin epoxidase, chloroplastic-like isoform X5, producing MQMKLFIVYSSKLEGRPLGCRFSDKANDQTYRWFQDHDALEEAMGGQWYLFPTVEGNSNTLQPIRLIRDEQRSLSLGSRSDPNDSASSLYMLVALLSEASTYNDS from the exons ATGCAAATGAAACTTTTCATTGTCTACAGCTCAAAGCTAGAAGGAAGACCTTTAGGCTGCAGATTCTCTGACAAG GCAAATGACCAGACTTATCGATGGTTTCAGGATCATGACGCGCTAGAAGAAGCTATGGGTGGACA ATGGTACCTCTTCCCAACAGTTGAAGGAAACAGCAATACCTTGCAGCCCATTCGTTTAATTAGGGACGAGCAGAGGTCACTGTCTCTTGG AAGCCGGTCAGATCCTAATGACTCAGCTTCTTCCCTCTACATGCTCGTCGCCTTGCTATCTGAAGCCTCTACATATAACGACTCCTGA